cgtccttagaacaaacacaatacaagttatttttcggcacacaagctttgccgaaaaacaggggggcatgtgttgacaccagattttggcatggtcacgaatccgggttcgtatgcaaaagttagaggcaacacttcgcgggccggccttgagtgagaaagtattcggcctttgccggctgaatgaaaccttgccggggtaaaaccttgccgatgtgagggcttgccgacgtggaaagcttgccggcggagaagcttgccgaggaggaactcttgccgagggagaaaccttgccgaggaggaactcttgccggggtataaaccttgccgaggaggaactcttgccggggtagaaaccttgaTGAGCTAGGGAGGAACCCTTGCCGGTGTAAAAACCTTGTCGGGGTGAAACCTTGTCGGTGCGGAAAGCTTACCCGGGTGGAAGGCCTGCCGgggtggaggttgtgatagtcaagCCAACAAGAAGTTTAAGATGGGCTCAGAAGCTAATTCAGGTGATCTTGGATGGACAAATCTCCTACACGGGTTGTCTTCGCCTCgttgaaacgatcgattttgatataaaaatcgttcaaatccgagttcgtatgcaaaagttagagcaattggagtgcagccctgtcacgaggcgagatgtggcgcgccccaccagacacatgtctgacgggtagcgcgaggaaatagcctgtgttgcgagaccgatctgaccctcaagatgatctctgataaaaaaaccttcaacatgatagttgttcgtctcgtcgaaacggtcaagattgcttttgggcttgttttcatccgagatcgtttaccactgcaaaaaagacccgcaaggtgcagccagtttaaaccgaacagttttggaaagttcggataaaaccagtccgaatttgactagggttttggatgtgaattgatgtaattttcttgtaaggaaagcctagataaatcctttgcatgtacgggaagtccagccgcctcttatatatgttggtggtgacggccgattgaaacaacacacaatcgaacaaatcaatatactactttttcatctacgttttatctctccaccgtttttctctctcgttcttcgctgttctttgtGTTTGAGAGCtgagaatcccgaggctctaggggcgagcgaatcgacctagggcagcccatagccgccgcaatccctgacggggtccctcccgggtgcgcggggtttcgggtctgcaaaagcgcccgccgactgtcttgcgtatcgcgctgtcggtcgggtctccttcgacgtgagctgcggtgcatcacccccggcgtcgagggtacacgtgacgtgttcgtgtgtcaacacctcTTGCAGCACAAGCACCACACGAGAAAACCCCCCTCAGCCTTCCATAGCGAGGCCGTTACCACTGCGGCAGAGGCTGACAGAGGCAAGGGAGGGAGGGTACCCATGACACAAACCATACGATGGGGACCTGAGGTGGCAGCGGGGGAAGAAGGGGGTCTTACTGGTTGCCCTGCTTTGTGTGGCCCTAGAGTAGGCTACTCGAGAGTCGTTTTGTTGTTCTTTGGTAATGCGGTTGATCTCATCCACCCAATATCCCCTGGTTTCTCTCCCACGCCTCCATACACTGGGAGAATTATTCCCAGCCGCTGTATCTATTTTCTTCGCCTCCGTCTCCCTTCTAACATCTCCTCTTCCTCTGTCTCTCTCTTCTGTCGTCTCCTCCACGACAACTCCACCCGCCTAAATTGCTTCATGGCAGGGGCAGCGACCCCTTCACCTCGCCAGTCATCAAATCTCCTTCCTTACTCTACATCCTAACCCCTGGATTCATCCGGGGGATCATTTgccccaatttttttttcaaaaaggggcgCTTTATATATATACTTAAAAGGTTTAATTTAGTTAAATGATATGTCCAGGATTGTTTCAATGACAAGTGGCTCCAGACCCCACCCACCAAGAGAGTCCCTTGAGGCGCCGCCGTGCTCGGTCACGAACGGTGGATCGAGGCTAAGACCTGGCTTTGCGCGTAGCGTCAGGCCTCTCAGACTATAGGTGGCCAAACAGGCCGGGATAGCTGGGCCGGCCCGGTAGCACGGCCGGCACGGCACGTGCTAAACGGGCCAGGCCCGGCACGCGGCACCCCAGGGGCTGTGCCTGGGCCTGAAGGCCGAGCACGCGAGCCGGCATGGCCCGGCCCgattatattttttttattttttttatgtaTCCTAATATGGCCCAACAGGTAAAAATAGGCTAAAAACGCCCGGTGCGCAAAATAGGTGGCCTGTGGGCCGGCCCGACTAGCATATGGGCCGTGCTTGGACTGCAGGCTGCAGCACGCGGGCTGGCACGGCACAGCCCGTATAATAATCATGCCTCGGCGGGCCGGGCCGTGCCAGGCACGATTAGGATGGGCCGTGCTGtgtcgggccgggccggcccgtttggccagctatatcTCAGACTAGCTGCTGCAGGGCAACGACAGCTCCACCGGTGTGATGATTTCAAACAGTTGAAAGATGAAATAATTTTACGTAAATAATTCGAACGAAGATCATAATCAGGACTCAGTAAACCGAATGAGTCAATTAATGTCCATCGCCATCTGCAAAAATGGGCAGGCCGGACGGGTCCATACGGCAGAAATATCACCAACAAGCAGCGGACGCATCGATTGACCAAATTACCAAAATTTATACACATTCAGGTCAACGTTGCAATTCCGTGTGAGTTCGTTACAGTTGATCCAATCCGGGCCTTGAACCATCCTACTACCACTAGTTCTACTTCTACCAAAGAAGAAGAATCATACTACCGGTCGATCCGATCAGAGCCAACCGGAGCCCGCCCGGTCGTCATCTCACATCTTAGGCGGCGGGGACTCCGAGGAAGTCGAGCGCGGACCGGGCCATGACGGCGGCGAACTCCCCGAAGCTAATCACGCCGTCCCCGTCCGCGTCCGCGTCCCGCATCATGGTCCGCAGCTCCTCGAAGGTGAGCGGCTGGCCCAGCTTGGCCATGGAGCGCGCGAGCTCGGCGGCGGAGATGTAGCCGTTGCCGTCGCGGTCGAAGGCGCGGAAGACCTCGAGCAGCTGCGCCTGGTCGACGAGCCGCGGCGCGTGGGCGGTGAGGACCGGCGCGATGGCGCGCGCCAGCTCGTCGAACTCCACGGTGCCGCTGCCGTCGGCGTCGATGGCGAGGAGCAGCGCGCGCGACTCGTCGCCCGTGGGGCGTAGGCCGAGGGAGCGGAGGAGGGCCGCCAGCTCGAGctgggtgaggctgccgtcgccgtccaTGTCGAAGCGGTCGAAGAGGGAGCGCAGCTGCTTCAGCTGGCTGCCCCGGAGCGACGCCCCCTTGGCTGGCGCCGGCGATGGGTTCGTCATGTCGATGGAGGTAAAGGTTGGATCTTTGACTTGGTGGCGGTGAGGGTGGGGGTGGATGGgatcggaggaggtggaggtggggaTGGagaatgggtttggggtgagaccgGCCGGGGTGGAGAAGACGACTTTGGTATATATTTATGGAGAGATTACCGGGCGGCAGGCGGGGAGGAAGACGCGTCGGCGTTGGTGGTGACCGGGTCGGTGGGTGCATGCACGGAAGGAGCGGAGCGATGGAGGAGGAAACTCTAGGTGGGTGCGCCCGCCGTGCGCGTCAAAAACTGCACGGTAATACGTACTCCACTTTCTTGTTTTTttaaacacagtacagacgcaagggctcatatacacATGCATACACTCACTtctatgaatgcacacacacacatcctatCCCtacgagcacctccgaaagactaagTCTGAATATCATCttgaaaaatcctgaaataaattcagaaacaaATGCAAGCACTAGGACTTAAACCTTGATAGGCTGGGTATACCACAATCTGACTAATCATCCAACCATAGATTGGTACGCGACTCCCCTTTCTTGGTGGCTGCCTCAGGTTGGCTGCAACTAGCAAGCTATAATTAACCTCTCTTAAATATTTTTAGACCAGCTTGCAAACCTACTTCAGAGAGGGGACTCCCCTTTCTTGGTGGCTGCCGCAGGTTGGCTGCAACTAGCAAGCTATAATTAACCTCTCTTAAATATTTTTAGACCAGCTTGCAAACCTACTTCAGAGAGGGGATGGTCAGTGGCTCAGTGCTGCTGGCGTGAGGTTTTACTTAGTTGTGTGGCATGCAAAATTAGACATGGAGTACAAAAGAACTTGGTGTTTGTACCTTTTTTCTTAACAAAAAACACTTGAGTCTATAAACCAAACTAGCAGTAGAAACATAATATCACTGTACAAAGAAATTGTGCCGGGGTCCCTGGGGCTCTCGAATAGGCCGATGGTGTACCGCTCCAATGCTCAAGCCATCCTAACATTGTTCACGGACGGAAAGTTATCATGACCAAGGTTTTGGAAAACCACCGtccctaaagaaaagaaaagaaaatgtcaCAACCAGAAAAGCTCAGCTTCCAATAAAACTCGCGCGCATCACGTCGACACCTAAGGATGCACCAACGTGACCAGAATGACCGCAAATGATAGTTTTGGCGCCGCCACACCGACAATCTCTAGTTTCACGTACAAAATGAATGGTGAGAATCTTTGCCTGCGAACCATAGACATTGCCAACATACAAAAACATCGAGATGGAAGAATTAATCAACGAGAAACGCCATCACTATCAACGGTGCACCACCGAGGACTAAGTTATTGTATGCTGTCGCCACTATCTGTCGTAAGGGTTGAAGCGACGGACAACGAAGGCCTGCCTAAAATTTCCAAATGGAGGAAACCACATCTCCATCATAGATTTAGGCCTTCCAGCGCTCCCACAGCAATAGGTCTGGTGAACGAGGATAGGGGGACAACATCTCACCGATGAAGGAAAGGTAGCAGCGCGGTGCGCCCAAGATCACCTCTTGCTAGGGTTAGGAGCGAAAGGGCTTGGGTGTAGTCTATAACTTGTGTGCGTTTTTTCAGCCGGATCTTTGCACGGTTGGGCAATTTTCGGAACTTCTCCATTGAATTAGTTCTGCGAATTTAATTTCTAGATACAGTTTAGTCATGTGATTATTGTCTGAAGTAAAAAAAAAAGGTTGTATAGAATGACTGACTGGTGGAGACGAGGAGACTGACTCCAGGTCAGGTGAGGTGGGtaccttgttgtttttttgttCCCTGGTGGCGCCTGTGCCTGAACTCAGGTCAGCTGTAACTATCCCCAAATAAAAACAACTTTTTTTTAAACAAATAAAAACAACTTAGATGTGAGTAGCAAGTTATAATCAGCCTCTCCTCTCCTTATTATTTTTAGACCAGCTCGTAAACCTACTCGAGGCTTGAGAGCGAGATGATGACGGTGGTGCTTGCCTGCTGGCGTGAGGTTTACTTGGTCGTGGTAGTTGCGACATTAGCTACTGCTCGCGGGAGGTTCAGAAAGGGCGAAAATGAAGGAGAATTTAGCTCCTGTGTTGGGGCTTGACACAGTTGGAGTTGGGTATTTGTACAGCTCGTGCAGAGTTATTGTTATTATGAATTTATTACAGTGAAACCACATAGATGTGCGCATACCGCGTGACAGGCTTGCCATGGTGCAAATGTGCTCGTTCTGCGCATCCCGTGTGACAGCCTTGAACCTTTGGTTGGGAGTGTTCAAATGGAAAACGAGGTTCGTTTTTTTGTTTTTGAAGTTAGGTTCGTTTTGGACCTccttggcatgcatgcatgcaggacaAAATGATGGTCCACGGAGGACAGCCCACAGGGACGAAAGGAAAGCAGGGCTGAATTTTCTATGAACCGTTGGTTACACTGCCTCCTAGCTAGCTAGCTCGGCACCAGCTAGCTCAACCCCGGAGGAAGGTGCACGGAATCCACCCATCCACACCCAGGAG
The sequence above is a segment of the Triticum dicoccoides isolate Atlit2015 ecotype Zavitan chromosome 1A, WEW_v2.0, whole genome shotgun sequence genome. Coding sequences within it:
- the LOC119346836 gene encoding probable calcium-binding protein CML14 codes for the protein MTNPSPAPAKGASLRGSQLKQLRSLFDRFDMDGDGSLTQLELAALLRSLGLRPTGDESRALLLAIDADGSGTVEFDELARAIAPVLTAHAPRLVDQAQLLEVFRAFDRDGNGYISAAELARSMAKLGQPLTFEELRTMMRDADADGDGVISFGEFAAVMARSALDFLGVPAA